gaatcatgttattatctgaacattctccatgtgttagagaaattgagctgagggtCCTATTAAAgttcatgtttaggctatgtgccaatattttgggacccatggggtgtgttgctgttgaattaattgttcaaaaatatatatttcacactcagtaataattgtccattctgaggatatttatgggattgagttgcGCAACGCAGCAGGCCTTAATGGCTTTATACATCATTATTATCTAGATCGGGGTTATCCGtctacagcaggccttataggctttcctattttatggatcggggttgcccgcctacaCCAGGCCTTATAGactttgttattatacggatcgggactgcccgcctgcagtaggccctattggctttgtattacgcttgggctgaaggagcccctctggagtctgtacacacccccagtgagcgtagatgatcataaatattcgggatggacttcccagggcatgaacttgccttacttactgcttatatatatatatttgggatcgaTTTTCGATGGAtgtttcccagggcatggacttaccttacttatttgtattgtaatgagaTTACCTGGACATGAATCTTGTCCGTATCagttatatttggggataaaattatcccagggctggattggccttatacggtactgggtgactgactgtcagttgatgtgtatttatatacaagttggaacacccctgggctggattggccataaacaataCTGAATGACCGGATAAAAttatgaccagtatttacatgagatTTTTCTACTAAGATGTCATATTattcatatcatgcagtattgatctatttcacttgtaccgagtttaactgttgaactagaaagcatgcctacatttctgtaccattatttttacaGGACTGTACCTGCGAaactcatcatttctttcagcccagaggttagacttgttacttattgagttagttgtactcatactatactctgcacctcgtgtgcagatccagatgctcCTGGATACGACGACTGCTAGAATTTAGAGTTATTTTTGTTAGagattatcaaggtagctgcttgacgaccgcagacttgattcccttcctgtttagttattgtattgttctacatTTCAGATAGTGatgtttatcagtcagactttgtattcatttagatgctcatgtactcaatgacaccgggttttgggagtgtgaTATTTGAAATTATCATATTTCTTccgttgaatttaattattttatttccaaatttaaaaaagatatggtggtttattgagattttcggcttgtctagcattgagataggcgtcatcacgacaagtgagattttgagtcgtgacagatATGGGATCATTGCTAGACCTCTGACTGAGCTATTGAAGAAGGACAAGTTTGCATGATCTGAAACAACAACTCGAGCATTTGACTGCTTGAAATAAGCCATGAGTTCCACACCTGTCCTGGCTTTACCAAACCTTTCCTTAGAATTTATCATTGAAGTTGATGCATGTGGAGTGAGAACTGGAGCTGTGTTGATGCAAGCTGATCATCCACTGGCATACATGAGCAAGGCTTTGAATGCTAGACACCAACAACTGTCAGTATATGAGAAAGAGATGATGGCCATTGTGGCTGCAATTGATAAATGGAGACCCCATCTGATAGGCAGACATTTCATGATTAAAACAGACCATCATAGCCTTAAATACTACTTGAACAGAGGATCTCTACACCTAGTCAACAGAAGTGGCTAGCCAAACTTATGGGGTATGACTACACCATTGTTTATAAGAAAGGGAAGGAAAACTTGGTGGCTGATGCACTGTCTAGGTTCCCTACAGTTGATATCGAGTTGCATACTATTTCTACTGTTACTTCTACTTTTCTTTTGAAAGTAAAGAATTCTTACATAGGAGATCCTCAACTACAAAAAGTGTTGACTCAACTACAAACATACCACCTTTCAAATCCTACATACATGCTACAAGATGGAGTTTTATATAGGAGGGGTAAGATTGTGGTAGGCACAGACTCTTCCCTGAGAGAAGAGATCTTACAGTTCCTGCATGGTTCTTCTATGGGAGGCCACTCTAGCATGGCTGCCATCTTATTTAGAGTTAGCCAATTGTATTACTGGAGTAACATGAAGCAAAATGTTCACAAATTTGTCAAAAACTGTGAGATATGTCAGAAGTGTAAGGGAGAAAACATCATATCCCCTAGGTTGCTTCAACCTCTTCCCATTCCTGATAAATTATGGCAAGACATCAGTTTGGATTTCATTGAAGGCCTTCCCAAAACTCACAACAAGTCTATGATCCTGGTAGTAGTCGATCGATTGAGAAAGTATGCTCACTTCATTGGGCTAGTGCACCCCTACACTGCCTCCACAGTGGCTCGGGCTTTCTTGGGTAACATTTACAGACTTCATGGTTTGCCATAAATAATAGTGAGTGACAGAGATGTTATCTTCATTAGCAAACTTTGGCAAGTCTTATTTGATGTTCAAGCAGTTCAATTATACCATTCTACTGCCTATCACCCTCAATCTGATGGACAAACAGAGATTGTCAACAAATGTATTGAAGGTTACTTGCGATGCATGTGCAATGATAGGCCCAAAGAGTGAGCAACCTGGCCGCCAATTGCTGAGTGGTGGTATAACACCAATTACCACACTGCTATCAAGATGACCCCATTTGAGGTGCTTTATGGCCAAAAACCACCGTTGCATTTACCTTATATAGCTCATAGTTTCATGGTCGAACATGTGGACCGGAGTTTGCAGGCTAGGGAAGCAACTGTGAGACTACTAAAACCCCACTTCCAATTGGCTCAATGTCGGATGAAAGCGCAAGCTGATCAGAAGAGAACTCCCAAAAGCTTCGAGGAAGGAGACGTGGTCTTAGTAAAGTTGCAACCTTATAGGCAGATGTCCATGAAGGGGCACTCCTATCATAAGCTGAATCCCAAGTACTTTGGACCTTTTAGAATCATGAAGAAGATTGGACAAGTGGCCTATCACCTGGCTCTTCCTCCCAATGCCAAAATTCATCATACCTTCCATGTATCCCAATTAAAGAAGCATATGGGCACAACTCCTACTATCACAGACTTGCCAGTTACTTTATCCACTCATGGCTACATTGTGCTAGAACCTGAAGTAGTCCTAGAAGAAAGGGTCATTTCGAAACATGGACGACCAGACACTCAAGCTCTTGTGAAATGGTTCAACTGCTCTCCAGAATACAGTACTTGGTTAGACCTTCATGTGCTTTAGCAGCAGTTCCCTCAATTTATTCCTTGAGGTCAAGGACTTTTCAGCAGGGAATTATTATGTTATAGGCATATTATAGTAAAGATATAATAGTGGCATCTTAGACATTTACATAGTTAAAATATGGGCACTTTAGTCTTTGCCCACTAGGTCGTTAGGTAGCTGAGAAGTGGTTAAGAAGATAGTTACAATTAGTGGAAGTTAAATACTGTGTAACAAATTCAGAGGAGGCATTGCATTTTGTAAGAATCAGTTTCGACTAATAATTCCATCCTCTCTATTCTTTCAAACTCTAATTCTCAAACCTTATCTCGTGCCATTTTCATTGTGATATCTAAACTGGATATAATGATTCCGACTAATCTTTATGCTCAAACCTTTTACCAGTTGTCACGCTAAATATTTAGTTACATATTCAATGACAATGCTCTTCATATTTTTCAGCCAATCTGTCTTATACATCTTTGTTCTCCTTGGATGCATGAAAAGGATGAGTATGCCTCCCCTTGGGGCATCAAATATTGTGTTAGATCTACAATTATTGAAATTCAATAATTTGATCATTAATATATGCACAAATTGAACTTCAATATttgaaataatattaaaatataaaaatactagtTTGAAATTATTCCAATTAAATAATCATTTTCACTCGCTAAATccttaattttcataatttttttctGGGTGAAAATCATTTACATCCCCCAAGTTTACCCTAAAAATCAAACTCATCCTCCAACTTTGAACAATTGTCATTTTCATCATTTCATCCTACGCAATGTCTATTTTGCCCTTTTATTTTCAACTCCTCATATACGTAAtacttttttatattatttagattttttttaatgCATGTACTTAttcatatattaaaaatattataacttattatataatttaatctaagTTCACTaacattataaataaaaaaaatcatattatgAGTTTATTAGAAAATATATTGCtacttgattattattattattattattattattattattattattattattattattattattattttattattatttattaaaatgcATATAATTTATGTCGGTGTGTGTGTGATTTTAAGTtctactatttttattattttatatgtgtaTATGAGTTTTTGTGTTCTAATTGATATTAgtagattttttaaaaattataattaaagtTCATGTAAAGTGTAAATAGATAATTTCTGCaaatttgttttaaattttacTTCTATTTTTCACCCATTATTTTTTATTACCTGGATTGTATAACTTATAAAATTTTCACTCTCTTTTATTCTCAATTTTGTAAATATAGTGAGTTTGATTGTATTAATAAAATTTTTACTCTCTTGACTACTACTCACTTTTTTTAGTTTCGGAAAAGTTTCTTTTATTTGTCTATAGGTAAGTcgataacataaattaaaataaaaaatatcattatattaaagaataaaaataagagaTAAATATTGTAGAGGATAAAATAGGCATTTGAAGAAGTCACATTTGGTGTGAGGAGTAGAATGATATTTGTTTAAAGTTGAAAGAAACCTTTAAATTTTAAAGCAAACTTGAAGGATGCAAATGATTTCCACAAATTTTTTTCTAAATGAAGTTTATGTCCAAACGTAATTTCAGATGTAAGAATACaataaggagaaaaagaaaattttctacttaTTGACCTTGTAGTATCCAAAATCCAAATACTGCTCTTTTATCTGATTGTCCCATTTGGCACAAACCATATACTAAACCGCGGCATCTTGTTAAACCGCAACCAATACCGAACTAGTCTTCTTCTACTTACTACCCTCACCCCCAATCCCCACTTATCCAATCATTCATTCAacaaatatctttaaaataacacataattgtATTTACAATACTCCAATTATTGATCAAAAGAAAATGTTttcacccagttcatcaaattcACCATTACTAAGATCCAACGAAAGCGATGAATCCTTTCACCTGCGATCACCTCGTCGGCATAGCCTTCGAGAGGCAATTCGGGTATTCCAAAGAGCCAGCAACAGAAGTGGGTTAATGATGCGTGAACCGTCTGATCAGCAAATCAATGATAGGCAAAGTAATTGGGCTTACTCTAAGCCCGTTGTGATTATTGACCTCCTATGGAACTTTGCATACATCATTGTTGCGTGTTTTGTCTTATTCTTCAGTAGAGAAGAAGACCCAGAAATGCCTTTGAGGATTTGGATTGTTGGCTACTCTTTGCTTTGCCTGCTTCATATTGTTTGTGTTTTTTTGGAGTATCGGAGAAGAGGATATGGTCAATCGGCGGAGGAGGCATTTGGGAGCTCTGCTGAGGGTTCGAGGGGGTCTAGTGGTTATGTTACTTTGGCTGAATTAACCCCCGAAAGATCAAGGTATATTCTCAAAGAATTTGGAACTTCTACTTGATTTTCTTAAATATCTTTGTACTGTATGGAATACCAAATACTCCCTCTGTATCAATTTGTGGGCGAAGATATTTGACTGAGCCCGAAGTTTAAGAAAGAACGGTACACTTTTGAAAGTTGTGGTCTAAAACATGATAGACATCCCTGTAGGACAATTTTGAACTGTTTAAcgttaaataattataaaaagatgttaattttattttggacGGGCTAAAAAGGAATGTGTGTCAATAGTTTGGGACAGAAGAAGTATTCTAAATTTCAGTTTAATTCGTAAATGATAGGTAAATTATGTTATTACCTGTGGGATTTATATATGAATTGTCCTTGGACTTTGGTTCAATGGCGAAGGTAGTACAGCGCATGATGTATGAGGCGGACGCAGGTTACGAGTTGAAATCCTAGCTGGTGAACTAAGCATGATATTTAAGTAGAATTAGTTCTGTTACAGTTGGAAGCTAAAGTCAATTTCTGTACAATGCAgtgttgcttcttttttttttccatttcccTTTTGTTCCCTCATAGATGGTAGGATTATTTTTCACTTAAGCAGAGACAGTGCAATGGCTCTTAAATATGCTATGCTGGTGTGTGTTACATGTTTTTGTTCGGAAAGATTTTACAGTAATATGGCGAAGTATATGGATTCTGCAAATACAATGTTATCATTCCTCTGGTGGATCATTGGATTTTATTGGGTATGTATTGGTGGGCAGCGGATGGTACAAGAATCCCCTCAATTATACTGGTACGGGTGGAAAACTTTCTTCATTTGAGCAAAATGTATGacctttatttttagtttatttttcaaattaaagctGTCATCATTTGGTAACTTTATCTGAATGCAGGCTTTGCATTGTTTTCTTGGCTTTTGATGTATTCTTTGTGGTCTTCTTAATTACGTTGGCTTGTGCTGTTGGTCTCGGAATCTGCTGTTGCCTTCCATGTATTATTGCTGTTCTATATGCTGTAGCTGATCAGGTAATTCTCTCATGATTTTTCTagtttctttaactttatttACGTATCCTTTTTTCATAAGGAACTTTGTCTTTCTCGGGGAATCTATATTAGGAGCTAGTTCTCTGTCATAGAAGTATCATAAGATGAATGATACTTTTATAGCAAGAAAACTCATGTGAAATTGCTCTTCCTTTGCACCTAGATATCTTAGATGGATATCAATGGAATTTCGTGTTCGTTCATAGATTGATTGCATTTTATTATGCCCTTAATGCATTTAAGAGCTAGACGGATGAAACAGAAGACATAGTCTGGCAATAAAGTAAGATTTGCGAGAGTAACCTTTGTAAATAGACtgggttaatatcatgaaatgtAGATTTGAGTAGTTGCTGCTATTGATATTTGAGATGAGGCTTCGTTAAGTTGAGTTGAGCTGCTCAAGTTCTTAATTCAGCTGATTTCTGTGTTTAAACTATTAAGCTACCTTGGTGGACAGCAAAATTACagaatgtaatattttctttagGAGTATAGAGGTAGTGGCCGATACATACTTTCATTTCCCTGAAGATATATGCTTTCCCTTCTCTGAAAGAAGGATGCTTGGGTGCTCTTTCCACGAGAAAACGGCATGAATTTTTTGTTAACCAAGGTAATTGGTAATATCAATTAAGTGCTGGTCTTCATTCTTGGTGTCAATAGCGGCAATATATTGGGTAAATGAGTTGATATTGAATTTTGGAACAAGATCATTCTACTTCTATTCCAAGAACATGATTTTGCAAGAAAAACTATATGTACCCCATTGTTCCAATGTAGTAGGTATTGTAAACGTTTAAAATCAGCTCAGGGTTCTCTTATTGAGATTCTCTTCAAGGCATATGTTAATTGTGGAATAAGAAATTTCCAATTTACATACTAAAACTTCAGTGATGTTTGTGCGTGATGTTTATCATGTTTTTGctatataattctttcaatactTTCTACAGAAAGGAGCTAACAAAGAAGATATTGAACAACTGTCAAAGTACATTTTCCGACACAATGGCGTTAATGAGAATCGGACTGGTGAGATCCAAGGGACATTTGCTGGATTCATGACCCAGTGCGGGACAGATACACCCAAGGAGCACTCACTTTCCACAGATGATGCTGTACGTAACCTTGCTTTTCTATCATTTTACCTTGTTTTACTCTAGTGTGTTATCTGTTTCATGAAACGTGCTCATAGTATGTCCATATATTGTTAATAGGCATGTTCCATATGTCTCTCTACTTATGATGATGGAGAAGAACTCCGAGAACTTCCCTGTGGTCACCATTTTCACTGTGCTTGTATTGACAAATGGCTATATATGAGTGCAACCTGTCCCCTTTGCAAGCGCAGCATCGTTGGGACTAGCTGTTGCAGTGAAGAAGTTTAGAAGAGGGTCATTGACAAGAATGCAGGTGTTTGTTGCGAGTTTTTACACATGCTGCTATTTCAATACAGAGTCATAGCTATGTTTTTTCTGCCTGCTATTGTTTGTGCAGCTGTATTCTTCTCTTAGACCACCAACCTCGAGTATGTACATATAAACAGATAACTCTTTGCCActatctatataaatatatacatatgCTAAATTGCTAATGCAGATAAATACACATACTTGCGCTGGAAACAGAAGCTCAGGACAGAGGATATTATTCGAGAACTCAGTTATCCAGTCAGATGCCTTTCCACACGTAAGCCAAAACCATCAATCTTTGAAGGGCATGATTCCCAGACTCCCAGCTGTGGTAAATGCTAAAATAAAGAAGAATTAAAAATTTGAGTTAATATACATTTAGGAAAATGCGACAAAACGTGAATGAAAAGCTACTTATGATGACAAAGAAAAAGTAGAAAATTCGACTAGTGCATGAATGCactatatttataattttatatctatctatattatattaaaagcaaaagCCAAATATCGTTCGcgtttttttactctttaaaaatagagtttacattggataaaataataatttagttattttcctaatatataggaatactcatttaattattttcctaatatgtaggaatattcatttaattattttcctaatatttaggactataaaatcaactaaattttatatattacattcttccttatttggattacgttaaaaaaaattaatatttagaacttcaaaaatattaatattttattttatataattttttacaCTTAAATTATATATGAATggcaagaaaagcaaagaattaAAAAGACTAACCAAATCGGGCGTAACCACTTGGTATTTAGAAGTTTACTACCCAAAAGGATATGCccttcaaattaatataaaatacATGTGCTCAATTATTTTTTACGTGTGAACCAGTTTCTTCAAAAAATTATATGACGAACCTCTTTATTTCAAAtctctaaaaaaatataaatatttttattgatGGCCTTTCGAAGAAtcataataaaatatataataaataccaaaatttaattactaaaaacATATATATCAACCATTTTATATTCAATATCATGTTACAGATATTACTACAATTTTCGtaagatttttttaaaagataTGCCCTTCAAATTAAGATTATATACGTGTTCTCCAATACGAAATGTGTATTgatcattttaacttttaaaaataaattttagaatTGTTATAAAACtacttattttcaaatataacgACAAATTGAGTTAAtcaatattaaaattatttaaatactaattCCACTTGAATAATGATATGTCGAAACTAAATatactcttcaaatataattttgagTCATTCTCCGGAGTAAatatgggtgtgtttggtatgaaggacaatatttttcggaaaatatttttcaattttttcatgtttggttggcttaaatgttttggaaaatatttttctcatgaactcatttttctcaaattgGTGGGAAATGTTTTCCCTTATTTTAGGGAAAAcattttcaaaactctttttcaaccttctcCACCATATTCCCTATCCCCCACCAACCCACCCTACCCCAAACCACCCCTACCCCAGCACACTCACCTCACCCCCACCCACCCAACCTCGCCCACCACCCACCCTAAATACAACTATTATTAAGAGTACATTCTTTTCACGTTGTAGATAGAGTACTTTTTTCCTAACAAAATAAGTa
This DNA window, taken from Nicotiana tabacum cultivar K326 chromosome 15, ASM71507v2, whole genome shotgun sequence, encodes the following:
- the LOC107790846 gene encoding E3 ubiquitin-protein ligase At1g12760-like isoform X1 translates to MFSPSSSNSPLLRSNESDESFHLRSPRRHSLREAIRVFQRASNRSGLMMREPSDQQINDRQSNWAYSKPVVIIDLLWNFAYIIVACFVLFFSREEDPEMPLRIWIVGYSLLCLLHIVCVFLEYRRRGYGQSAEEAFGSSAEGSRGSSGYVTLAELTPERSRFYSNMAKYMDSANTMLSFLWWIIGFYWVCIGGQRMVQESPQLYWLCIVFLAFDVFFVVFLITLACAVGLGICCCLPCIIAVLYAVADQKGANKEDIEQLSKYIFRHNGVNENRTGEIQGTFAGFMTQCGTDTPKEHSLSTDDAACSICLSTYDDGEELRELPCGHHFHCACIDKWLYMSATCPLCKRSIVGTSCCSEEV
- the LOC107790846 gene encoding E3 ubiquitin-protein ligase At1g12760-like isoform X2; amino-acid sequence: MFSPSSSNSPLLRSNESDESFHLRSPRRHSLREAIRVFQRASNRSGLMMREPSDQQINDRQSNWAYSKPVVIIDLLWNFAYIIVACFVLFFSREEDPEMPLRIWIVGYSLLCLLHIVCVFLEYRRRGYGQSAEEAFGSSAEGSRGSSGYVTLAELTPERSSNMAKYMDSANTMLSFLWWIIGFYWVCIGGQRMVQESPQLYWLCIVFLAFDVFFVVFLITLACAVGLGICCCLPCIIAVLYAVADQKGANKEDIEQLSKYIFRHNGVNENRTGEIQGTFAGFMTQCGTDTPKEHSLSTDDAACSICLSTYDDGEELRELPCGHHFHCACIDKWLYMSATCPLCKRSIVGTSCCSEEV